The proteins below are encoded in one region of Acetoanaerobium noterae:
- a CDS encoding PolC-type DNA polymerase III gives MERFKFIELETIDAKVELDNIVYFKNEKKLNLYFKTDKIIPMPKLIESESKLKLKFKHLSRVSLKPRYNLASGVESLLIEYVGNIKYKITEVCPSTSYLNEDALSLDFNQAEHCLNIYVKDKFVLKRLTSKNLEYSIGAMIQEELGLMYKVNIISSNTELDMKLYNQAKEEDTNYIISNLDKVTRVASTSKEKAEKKPADKSAYIKKSKNAKDVNEEILPIKALKGNEYAISVVGDVFSMEKRELKNGKNLFTFAVTDYTGSIFCKVFSKDDEISIKVGDYVKISGDVNYDAFAKEIVIMTKDIEPKAKKIRKDINTQKRVELHAHTNMSAMDAIPGVKALIKKAKEFGHKAIAITDHGVVQAFPEAMEVGQNEGVKILYGVEGYLVNDMSKIVSIDTEGNFEDEYVVFDIETTGFSNTSDEITEIGAVKIRNKEIIDSFGELINPNMPIPLKVQELTGITNDLIKDKPSIDEVLPRFLEFVGNSILVAHNSDFDMGFIRAKAKRLNLAFENKDIDTLKLSRILLPNLKRHKLNLITNHLGISLENHHRAVDDAKATALVFIKFMEMLIDKDINNFEMVNDKLGKLDYKSIPSNHITIIAKDYTGLKNLYKLISASHIDYFYKNPRIPKSLLIKHREGLLIGSACEAGELYQAVLRRKSDDEIDEIANFYDYIEVMPTSNNNFMIKKNSVKDEIELQTINKTIIDIAIRNNKIPVATSDVHFINPEDEAYRTVLKHSLGFKDANESTPLYFKTTQEMLDDFSYLEPRLANEIVIENTNKIADMIEDILPVPDGTYPPRIEGSDEELRQMCFDKARNIYGDNLPEIVEKRLERELGSIISNGYAVMYIIAQKLVTKSMQDGYLVGSRGSVGSSFAATMSDITEVNPLPPHYVCSNCKYSYFITDGSYGSGADLPDKLCPDCSTNLTKDGHDIPFEVFLGFEGDKEPDIDLNFAGEYQPNAHKYTEELFGKGYVFRAGTIGTIAEKTAYGFAKKYIEENELEANGAEVERLKSGCTGIKRTSGQHPGGVMVVPDYKEIFDFSPIQYPANDSSSGVITTHFDYHSISGRILKLDILGHDVPSIIKMLEDLTGTNATQIPLDDKDTMSLFTSTQKLGCDLSAINCTVGSLGIPEFGTKFVRQMLIDTQPTTFAELVRISGLSHGTDVWINNAQELVRNKVAELKDVISTRDDIMNYLILMGLKPKTAFKIMENVRKGKGLTDEHIQDMKEKNVPSWYIDSCNKIKYMFPKAHAAAYVMMSFRIAYYKVHHKEAFYATYFTTKAEDFDIELISKGKDAVLEKLKELEALGNKATAKEKNIATVLEVAYEMFSRGVKLDRLDLYKSHSKVFKLSSDKALIPPLISMQGLGETVAINIANESSREFMSIEDFRQRTKATKTVIETLIGYGCLNSLPETNQLSLL, from the coding sequence TTGGAGCGTTTTAAATTTATAGAGCTTGAAACTATAGATGCTAAAGTAGAATTGGATAACATAGTATATTTCAAGAATGAGAAAAAATTAAATCTTTATTTTAAAACAGATAAGATTATCCCTATGCCTAAACTAATAGAGTCTGAAAGTAAGCTCAAGCTTAAGTTTAAGCATCTAAGCAGGGTATCGTTAAAACCAAGATATAACTTGGCCTCCGGTGTGGAGAGTTTACTTATAGAGTATGTAGGAAATATAAAATATAAAATAACTGAAGTATGTCCATCCACTTCATATCTAAATGAAGATGCTCTGAGCCTAGACTTTAATCAAGCTGAGCATTGCTTAAATATTTATGTTAAAGATAAATTTGTCCTAAAAAGGCTTACTTCGAAGAACCTTGAATATTCTATAGGTGCAATGATTCAAGAAGAACTAGGCCTCATGTATAAGGTAAACATTATATCCTCAAATACAGAGCTTGATATGAAATTATACAATCAGGCTAAAGAAGAAGATACGAATTACATTATAAGTAATCTAGATAAAGTTACTAGAGTAGCTAGCACATCAAAGGAAAAGGCAGAGAAAAAACCAGCGGATAAATCAGCTTATATCAAAAAAAGCAAGAATGCTAAAGATGTCAATGAAGAAATATTACCAATAAAAGCTTTAAAGGGAAACGAATATGCTATCTCAGTAGTAGGCGATGTATTTTCAATGGAAAAAAGAGAATTGAAAAATGGCAAAAATCTTTTTACATTTGCAGTTACAGATTATACTGGTTCTATTTTCTGCAAGGTTTTTTCAAAGGATGATGAAATTTCTATAAAAGTAGGCGACTATGTAAAAATCAGTGGAGATGTGAACTATGATGCCTTTGCAAAAGAAATTGTAATAATGACAAAGGACATTGAGCCTAAAGCAAAAAAAATTAGAAAAGATATAAACACTCAAAAAAGAGTAGAGCTCCATGCACACACAAATATGTCGGCAATGGATGCTATACCAGGAGTTAAAGCCCTTATAAAAAAAGCCAAGGAATTTGGTCACAAGGCAATAGCCATCACGGATCATGGAGTAGTTCAGGCTTTTCCAGAAGCTATGGAAGTTGGCCAAAACGAAGGTGTGAAGATACTATATGGAGTTGAAGGCTATCTCGTAAACGACATGTCAAAGATTGTATCAATTGATACTGAAGGAAATTTTGAAGATGAATATGTAGTCTTCGATATAGAAACTACTGGATTTTCAAATACTTCAGACGAAATAACTGAGATAGGCGCGGTAAAAATAAGAAATAAAGAAATAATAGATAGCTTTGGAGAATTAATAAATCCCAATATGCCTATACCTTTAAAAGTTCAAGAGCTCACTGGTATAACTAATGACTTAATAAAGGATAAGCCCTCAATAGATGAAGTTCTGCCAAGATTTTTAGAATTTGTTGGAAACAGCATTTTAGTTGCTCACAACAGTGATTTTGATATGGGCTTTATTAGAGCAAAAGCAAAGCGATTAAACTTAGCTTTTGAAAACAAGGATATAGATACACTTAAATTATCTAGGATATTGCTTCCTAATTTAAAAAGACATAAATTAAACTTAATAACAAATCATCTTGGAATTAGCCTTGAGAATCATCATAGAGCAGTGGATGACGCTAAAGCAACAGCGCTAGTGTTTATTAAGTTTATGGAAATGCTAATAGATAAAGATATAAATAACTTTGAGATGGTAAACGACAAACTAGGTAAGCTAGATTATAAGAGTATTCCTAGTAATCATATAACTATTATAGCCAAAGACTATACAGGGCTTAAAAATCTGTATAAGCTTATATCTGCTTCCCATATAGATTATTTTTATAAAAACCCTAGAATACCAAAAAGCCTTTTGATAAAGCATAGAGAAGGATTATTGATAGGGAGTGCATGTGAGGCTGGAGAGCTTTATCAAGCAGTTTTAAGAAGAAAATCCGACGATGAAATTGATGAAATAGCTAATTTTTATGATTATATTGAAGTTATGCCTACTTCCAACAATAACTTTATGATAAAGAAAAATTCAGTAAAAGATGAAATTGAGCTACAAACTATAAATAAGACAATAATAGATATAGCAATTAGAAATAATAAAATACCAGTAGCAACATCAGATGTGCATTTTATAAATCCAGAAGATGAGGCATATAGAACAGTGCTTAAGCACTCATTAGGATTTAAAGATGCAAATGAGAGTACTCCTCTTTATTTTAAAACTACACAGGAGATGCTTGATGATTTTTCTTATTTAGAACCTAGACTTGCAAATGAAATTGTAATTGAAAACACAAATAAAATTGCAGACATGATAGAGGATATACTGCCCGTCCCAGATGGTACATATCCACCTAGGATTGAAGGCTCAGATGAAGAATTAAGGCAAATGTGCTTTGACAAGGCAAGAAATATTTATGGAGACAACCTGCCAGAAATAGTAGAAAAAAGATTAGAAAGAGAGCTAGGCTCTATCATTAGCAATGGGTATGCAGTAATGTATATCATAGCTCAAAAGCTTGTTACTAAATCAATGCAGGACGGATACCTTGTAGGCTCAAGAGGCTCTGTTGGGTCTTCCTTTGCAGCTACTATGAGTGACATAACCGAGGTTAATCCTCTTCCTCCTCATTATGTGTGTAGTAATTGTAAATACAGTTATTTTATAACTGATGGCTCTTATGGAAGTGGAGCTGATTTACCAGATAAGCTTTGCCCTGATTGCAGTACAAACCTTACCAAGGATGGGCATGATATTCCGTTTGAAGTGTTTTTAGGATTTGAAGGAGATAAAGAACCCGATATAGATCTTAACTTTGCGGGGGAGTATCAACCTAATGCTCATAAATATACTGAAGAATTATTCGGAAAGGGATATGTATTTAGAGCAGGAACAATAGGTACAATAGCTGAAAAAACTGCATATGGGTTTGCAAAAAAATATATTGAAGAAAATGAACTTGAGGCAAATGGAGCTGAAGTGGAAAGGCTTAAAAGCGGATGTACAGGCATAAAGCGTACATCTGGACAACATCCTGGTGGAGTTATGGTAGTGCCTGACTACAAAGAGATTTTCGATTTTTCTCCTATCCAGTATCCTGCAAATGATTCTTCTTCTGGAGTTATAACCACTCATTTTGATTATCATTCCATAAGTGGAAGGATCCTTAAGCTTGACATACTAGGACACGACGTTCCTTCCATTATAAAAATGCTTGAGGATTTAACAGGTACAAATGCAACCCAAATTCCCCTTGATGATAAAGATACAATGTCCTTGTTTACATCAACCCAAAAGCTTGGGTGTGATTTATCAGCTATAAACTGTACAGTTGGAAGCCTGGGTATACCAGAATTTGGAACAAAATTTGTAAGGCAAATGCTGATTGATACTCAGCCTACCACCTTTGCAGAGCTTGTGAGAATCTCTGGACTTTCTCATGGTACTGATGTATGGATAAACAATGCTCAAGAGCTTGTAAGAAATAAGGTTGCTGAGCTTAAGGACGTTATTTCAACTAGAGATGATATTATGAACTATCTTATATTAATGGGCTTAAAACCAAAGACGGCATTTAAAATAATGGAAAATGTTAGAAAAGGTAAAGGCTTAACAGATGAACATATCCAAGATATGAAGGAAAAAAATGTGCCTTCTTGGTATATAGATTCATGTAATAAAATTAAGTACATGTTTCCAAAAGCCCATGCGGCAGCCTACGTAATGATGTCATTTAGAATAGCTTATTATAAAGTACATCATAAGGAAGCGTTCTATGCTACTTACTTTACTACCAAAGCAGAGGACTTTGATATAGAACTAATTTCAAAAGGAAAGGATGCTGTTTTAGAAAAACTCAAAGAATTAGAAGCTCTAGGGAATAAGGCTACAGCTAAAGAAAAAAATATTGCCACTGTGCTTGAGGTGGCTTATGAGATGTTTAGTAGAGGAGTAAAGCTAGATAGACTTGACTTATATAAATCTCATTCAAAGGTATTTAAACTTTCATCTGACAAAGCTCTGATTCCTCCGCTAATATCTATGCAAGGACTAGGCGAAACTGTAGCTATTAATATTGCAAATGAATCATCGAGAGAGTTTATGTCGATTGAGGATTTTAGGCAACGTACTAAAGCAACTAAAACTGTAATAGAAACTCTGATAGGCTATGGATGCCTTAACAGCCTTCCTGAAACCAATCAACTTTCGCTTCTTTAG
- the ispG gene encoding flavodoxin-dependent (E)-4-hydroxy-3-methylbut-2-enyl-diphosphate synthase, translating into MQRRKTKKIYVKDITIGGDSPIVIQSMTNTKTSDAKATIAQIKALEKAGCELVRVSVPNNESAQAIGEIISNVDIPVVADIHFDYKLALESIKNGVHGLRINPGNIGNEEKVIQVVNEAKKRNIKIRIGVNAGSLEKDLLDSMGRTPEAMVESAFRHIKILEKYDFYNTAVSLKASDIETTIKAYELFSSKSDYPLHLGITEAGTLKAGTIKSSIGIGYMLLNGIGDTIRVSLTADPVEEIYVAKEILKSIGLDNESIRIISCPTCARADIDIIGLAEKVEKATANIKKNISVAIMGCAVNGPGEARDADLGIAGGKSEALLFKKGQIIRKVDEASIIEVLLEEIDKF; encoded by the coding sequence ATGCAAAGAAGAAAAACTAAGAAAATATATGTTAAAGATATTACAATAGGGGGAGATTCTCCTATCGTGATTCAATCTATGACAAATACAAAAACCTCAGATGCCAAGGCGACTATAGCTCAAATAAAAGCACTAGAAAAAGCTGGTTGCGAGCTTGTCAGAGTATCTGTGCCTAATAACGAAAGTGCTCAGGCTATTGGTGAAATAATTTCAAATGTAGATATTCCAGTAGTTGCAGATATTCATTTTGATTACAAATTAGCACTTGAATCTATAAAAAATGGAGTTCATGGACTTAGAATCAATCCTGGAAATATCGGAAATGAAGAAAAAGTTATTCAGGTTGTAAATGAAGCTAAGAAAAGAAACATAAAAATTCGAATTGGAGTTAATGCAGGCTCTTTGGAAAAAGATCTTTTAGACTCTATGGGAAGAACTCCTGAGGCTATGGTAGAAAGTGCTTTTAGACATATAAAAATACTAGAAAAATACGACTTTTACAACACAGCTGTTTCCTTAAAAGCAAGCGATATAGAAACTACTATAAAAGCCTATGAGCTGTTTTCAAGCAAAAGCGATTATCCTCTACATTTAGGAATAACTGAAGCAGGGACTTTAAAAGCAGGAACTATAAAATCATCTATTGGAATTGGTTATATGCTTCTAAATGGAATTGGAGATACTATAAGAGTTTCCTTAACTGCTGACCCAGTAGAGGAAATATATGTTGCAAAAGAAATACTAAAGTCTATCGGACTGGATAATGAATCTATAAGAATTATTTCATGCCCTACCTGCGCTAGAGCTGATATAGATATCATAGGCCTTGCCGAGAAGGTTGAAAAAGCAACAGCTAACATTAAGAAGAACATATCAGTTGCAATCATGGGATGTGCAGTCAATGGACCAGGAGAAGCAAGAGATGCTGACCTTGGAATAGCAGGTGGAAAATCTGAAGCCCTGTTATTTAAAAAAGGTCAAATAATTAGAAAAGTGGATGAAGCTTCTATAATAGAAGTTTTGCTAGAGGAAATAGATAAATTCTAA